In Paenibacillus sp. FSL R7-0345, a single window of DNA contains:
- a CDS encoding alanine--glyoxylate aminotransferase family protein, which yields MKRYEDLAPSLRCIMTPGPVEVDPRVLRAMSFPVLGQFDPEFTDIMNETMEMLRGLFKTNNKWAFPIDGTSRSGIEAVMVSLIAPGDRVLIPVFGRFGHLLHEIAERCGAEVYTIEKEWGSVFAPEEVISAIRSVKPDVVAIVHGETSTGRMQPLAEIGQACREQDALLIVDAVATIGGVPVETDEWMLDAVIGGTQKCLSIPSGMAPVTYNERAEAKLLKRKQIERGLRTGEFEAGELPPVRSNYFDLSMLQDYWSPRRLNHHTEMTSMLYALREGLRLVLEEGLEARHARHALHEQALVAGLTAMGLTLYGDADCKLTVVACVLIPEGIDGEAVRTMLLDHFGIEIASSFGPLKGKIWRIGTMGFSCRKNNVLRLLGALEAALLRHSHTLSPGRSVQAALDVYEQKG from the coding sequence ATGAAGCGGTACGAAGATTTGGCGCCGTCCTTGCGGTGTATTATGACTCCGGGGCCGGTTGAGGTTGATCCGCGTGTGCTGCGGGCCATGTCTTTTCCGGTGCTGGGTCAGTTTGATCCCGAATTTACGGATATCATGAATGAGACGATGGAAATGCTGCGCGGGCTGTTCAAAACGAATAATAAATGGGCTTTTCCGATCGATGGCACTTCACGCTCCGGCATTGAAGCGGTGATGGTCAGCCTGATTGCTCCGGGCGACCGGGTGCTGATTCCGGTCTTTGGCCGGTTCGGCCATCTGCTGCATGAAATCGCCGAACGCTGCGGAGCTGAGGTCTATACGATTGAGAAAGAATGGGGCAGTGTGTTTGCGCCGGAGGAAGTGATCTCGGCGATCCGCAGCGTGAAACCGGATGTGGTGGCCATTGTCCACGGCGAAACGTCGACCGGACGCATGCAGCCGCTTGCTGAAATTGGGCAGGCCTGCCGGGAACAGGATGCCCTGCTAATTGTGGACGCTGTTGCTACCATTGGCGGCGTACCGGTAGAAACAGATGAGTGGATGCTGGATGCCGTTATCGGCGGGACGCAGAAATGCCTGTCCATTCCTTCCGGTATGGCTCCGGTTACGTATAATGAGCGGGCAGAAGCCAAGCTGCTGAAGCGCAAACAGATTGAACGCGGGCTCCGGACTGGCGAGTTCGAGGCAGGAGAGCTGCCGCCCGTGCGCAGCAATTATTTTGACCTCAGCATGCTGCAGGATTATTGGAGCCCCCGGCGGCTGAATCATCATACCGAGATGACATCGATGCTGTATGCGCTGCGGGAGGGGCTGCGGCTGGTGCTTGAAGAAGGGCTGGAGGCGCGGCATGCCAGGCATGCCTTGCATGAGCAGGCGTTGGTTGCCGGACTGACGGCAATGGGGCTTACGCTGTACGGCGATGCGGACTGCAAGCTGACAGTGGTGGCCTGTGTGCTGATTCCGGAGGGAATCGACGGGGAAGCGGTGCGTACAATGCTGCTTGATCATTTCGGGATTGAGATTGCCAGCTCGTTCGGACCGCTGAAGGGTAAAATATGGCGCATTGGCACGATGGGCTTCAGCTGCCGCAAAAATAATGTGCTGCGCCTGCTCGGGGCGCTTGAGGCAGCGCTTTTGCGGCATAGCCATACGCTTTCCCCCGGCCGTAGTGTTCAGGCAGCACTTGACGTATATGAACAAAAAGGGTGA
- a CDS encoding adenine deaminase C-terminal domain-containing protein, translating into MEVMSFKRKPLADCVPELVATARGDQKATLVITGGKLVNVVSGEILEGMNVAVQGGRIAYVGKDIAHTIGENTQVIDAAGKYIAPGLLDGHCHIESTQLTVTEFARAVLPLGTTGGFFDAHEIANVFGLKGIKLMLDEMRGTPLAAYMQVASCVPSAGAEFETTGASLGPAEVAEAFTWGEDVIALGEVMNFPGVVYGDDKMIGEIQATLRAGRYVDGHFTWPSSDWRLPVYAAAGVTGDHECVTAEDVIERVRLGMYAKMRRGSAWHDVAKTITAHTEHGLDSRRMMLVTDDRSSESLRDEGHMDFVVRHAISQGVKPVTAFQMATINTAERFGVARDIGSITPGSCADIILLDGNLADVHVVTTIAAGVVVAENGIMTAELPAYTYPEEVRSSVHLQQLPVPEDFIIHAPVESGSLATRVIKVIENHVETEELIVELPVENGKLQIGSGLCKIAVFERHKGTGNKSVGVVDGIGFHEPAAIAMTVAHDSHNVLVIGNDDVLMAKAATAVAEAQGGVAVITETGSTLFPLAIAGLMSAEPFEVAAAQSAAISTTLYDAGCTLNYAFMTLSLLALAVIPTLRISDKGLVRISPEDGIQLVPLFC; encoded by the coding sequence GTGGAAGTCATGTCATTCAAAAGAAAACCTTTGGCGGATTGTGTGCCTGAGCTGGTTGCAACAGCACGCGGCGATCAGAAGGCAACCCTTGTTATAACGGGAGGGAAGCTGGTCAATGTGGTTTCCGGAGAAATACTGGAGGGGATGAACGTTGCGGTGCAAGGGGGGCGCATCGCCTATGTCGGGAAGGATATCGCTCATACCATTGGAGAGAACACGCAGGTTATTGATGCAGCCGGCAAATATATCGCACCCGGATTGCTTGACGGCCACTGCCATATTGAAAGCACGCAGCTGACGGTTACGGAATTTGCCCGGGCGGTGCTGCCGCTGGGGACGACGGGCGGATTTTTTGATGCCCATGAAATTGCAAATGTCTTCGGACTGAAGGGCATCAAGCTGATGCTGGATGAAATGCGCGGTACCCCGCTGGCAGCCTATATGCAGGTAGCTTCCTGTGTGCCGTCGGCAGGGGCAGAGTTTGAAACCACCGGCGCCTCGCTGGGACCGGCTGAAGTGGCGGAGGCTTTTACCTGGGGCGAGGATGTGATTGCGCTTGGTGAAGTGATGAACTTCCCGGGCGTGGTCTACGGGGATGACAAAATGATAGGTGAAATCCAGGCGACGCTGCGTGCCGGACGGTATGTTGACGGACATTTTACCTGGCCATCCAGTGACTGGAGGCTTCCGGTCTATGCTGCCGCCGGTGTAACGGGTGATCACGAATGTGTAACGGCAGAGGATGTTATCGAACGTGTCCGGCTGGGGATGTATGCTAAAATGCGCCGCGGCTCCGCCTGGCATGACGTTGCCAAAACAATTACCGCGCATACAGAGCACGGGCTGGACTCCCGCCGGATGATGCTGGTCACCGATGACCGCAGTTCGGAGTCGCTGCGCGATGAAGGACATATGGATTTTGTTGTACGTCATGCGATCTCCCAGGGAGTGAAGCCGGTAACGGCCTTCCAGATGGCGACGATTAATACCGCTGAGCGCTTCGGGGTGGCCCGAGATATCGGCTCGATTACGCCGGGCTCCTGTGCGGATATTATTTTGCTGGACGGAAATCTGGCTGATGTGCATGTAGTAACGACCATAGCTGCCGGGGTGGTGGTGGCCGAGAACGGGATTATGACAGCTGAGCTTCCCGCTTATACCTATCCTGAGGAAGTGCGGTCTTCGGTACATCTGCAGCAGCTTCCCGTGCCGGAGGATTTCATTATCCATGCTCCCGTGGAGTCGGGCAGCCTGGCTACCCGGGTAATCAAGGTTATCGAGAACCATGTGGAGACGGAAGAACTGATCGTTGAGCTGCCTGTAGAAAATGGTAAGCTGCAGATCGGCAGCGGCCTCTGCAAAATCGCCGTATTCGAACGCCATAAAGGAACCGGCAACAAATCGGTAGGCGTAGTTGATGGAATCGGCTTCCATGAGCCTGCGGCGATTGCGATGACCGTGGCCCATGATAGCCACAATGTGCTGGTGATCGGTAATGATGATGTCCTGATGGCAAAAGCGGCAACCGCCGTAGCTGAAGCCCAAGGCGGCGTAGCTGTGATTACCGAGACGGGCAGCACGTTATTCCCGCTGGCCATTGCCGGCCTGATGTCGGCAGAGCCGTTCGAAGTAGCGGCGGCCCAGTCGGCGGCGATCAGCACCACTCTGTATGATGCGGGCTGCACGCTGAACTATGCTTTTATGACGCTGTCCCTGCTGGCGCTTGCCGTTATCCCGACCCTGCGGATTTCTGACAAGGGTCTGGTGCGGATCTCGCCGGAAGACGGCATTCAGCTGGTGCCTTTATTCTGCTGA
- a CDS encoding serine hydrolase domain-containing protein has translation MSSIRLKASFTAFNDSTPGIGVIANFKGKTVYQETLGLANCELRVPIQLDSVFNLASVSKPFTGMAILQLIERGELSATDKLTRFVPELKHYANEVSIYELVHHSAGFIDYNELLWQKARQHALHSDNAEVLSLLVQQDQPRFPPGSKFDYSNSNYVLLALIIERITGLSLRDYLKRYIFGVIGMENSTVFNEEQPVVPNRAYGYEPCGANWKCNYADTFATGTANVFSSLEDLKKWDDALYGNQLLGEVAKRAIFTPGLDSAGAPLTEYWGGYSYGWMIQERCGAKTIWHTGGDAGFRSIIVRFYEQQFSVILLCNSASLDWAETYAFIERLYGEFQPN, from the coding sequence ATGAGCAGTATCCGACTAAAAGCTTCTTTTACAGCATTTAATGACAGTACCCCCGGAATTGGTGTTATCGCCAACTTTAAGGGGAAGACAGTTTATCAGGAAACGCTCGGTCTCGCTAATTGCGAGCTCCGGGTACCTATACAACTAGATAGTGTTTTCAATCTGGCCTCTGTCTCTAAACCGTTTACCGGAATGGCCATTCTCCAGCTTATAGAACGGGGAGAACTTAGCGCCACTGACAAGCTGACCCGGTTCGTACCGGAGCTTAAGCATTATGCCAATGAAGTGAGCATCTATGAGCTGGTCCACCACTCGGCTGGATTCATAGACTACAATGAGCTTTTGTGGCAAAAAGCACGCCAGCACGCGCTGCACTCCGATAATGCCGAGGTCCTCAGCCTGCTTGTACAGCAGGATCAGCCCCGCTTCCCTCCAGGAAGTAAATTTGATTATTCCAACTCCAACTATGTGCTGCTGGCGCTGATTATCGAACGGATTACGGGCTTGTCTTTGCGGGACTACCTGAAAAGATATATATTCGGGGTCATCGGGATGGAGAACTCGACGGTTTTTAATGAAGAGCAACCAGTTGTCCCTAACCGCGCATATGGATATGAACCATGCGGAGCGAACTGGAAGTGCAATTATGCAGACACGTTTGCCACCGGCACGGCTAATGTTTTTTCTTCCTTAGAGGATCTGAAAAAGTGGGATGATGCGCTTTACGGCAATCAGCTGCTGGGAGAGGTGGCTAAACGGGCTATTTTTACACCTGGTCTGGATTCCGCCGGCGCGCCGTTGACCGAATATTGGGGCGGCTACAGCTACGGCTGGATGATTCAGGAACGCTGTGGCGCGAAAACCATCTGGCATACAGGCGGAGACGCAGGCTTCCGGAGCATTATTGTAAGGTTCTATGAACAGCAATTCAGTGTAATTCTGCTCTGTAATTCAGCCAGCTTGGACTGGGCGGAGACTTATGCGTTTATTGAGCGTTTGTATGGTGAGTTTCAGCCTAACTAA
- a CDS encoding IDEAL domain-containing protein — protein sequence MIRLGTQDIVNITMKQIAGIFKMEPLELRFVNDFQGEQYLLTNDKLHLSNQQYWAKVMDCVFDNHVRPVLMCEVLYFLRNEFMESDIKLKFSYDFSEGSQGAATASAEVSFNDTPDLQPAEIAELIDFALSMQDKVWFEELTAKYKQLTA from the coding sequence ATGATCAGATTAGGAACACAGGACATCGTAAATATCACGATGAAGCAAATTGCCGGTATTTTTAAAATGGAGCCGCTTGAGCTCAGATTTGTTAACGATTTTCAGGGTGAGCAATATCTGCTAACCAATGATAAGCTGCATCTCAGCAACCAGCAATACTGGGCCAAAGTGATGGATTGCGTATTTGATAATCACGTTAGACCGGTCCTGATGTGCGAGGTGCTGTATTTCCTCCGTAATGAATTTATGGAAAGTGACATTAAGCTCAAATTCTCTTATGATTTTTCGGAAGGGTCGCAGGGTGCGGCGACAGCATCAGCGGAGGTCAGCTTTAATGATACACCTGACCTGCAGCCGGCCGAGATTGCCGAACTGATTGACTTTGCCCTGTCTATGCAGGATAAAGTGTGGTTTGAGGAACTGACTGCCAAATACAAACAATTGACCGCATAA
- the hemH gene encoding ferrochelatase translates to MNPPLIGVILAQIGTPDAPDAKAVRPYLRRFLSDRRIIDYSPLFWQPLLRGIILRVRPHKSALLYSTIWHKDGSPLLLHSLAQQKGLQALLGSRYRIELALAYSQPGMEQAIASLEAAGVQRIVVVPLFPQYSSTTTASVYDAACFAALGRKSASGPVKKRFVPALRFIDTYYDAPGYISAMKHHLLRQLEPLKVKPDFMVLSFHGIPRRYADTGDPYPEQCHETARLLAEAMNWEPGSWQVSFQSRFGREEWVGPSTEEVLKGLAGRGIRRPMIFSPGLVTDCLETLHELAVEGRDFYASGGGAAEDFLAAPCLNNSEEWLNFLAGLIQENAQGWLAAAVHPLQ, encoded by the coding sequence ATGAACCCGCCTCTTATCGGAGTCATTCTCGCCCAAATAGGAACACCTGATGCGCCGGACGCCAAGGCTGTACGCCCTTATCTGCGCCGATTCCTGTCGGACCGCCGGATCATTGATTACTCTCCTCTGTTCTGGCAGCCTCTGTTACGGGGAATCATTCTGCGTGTGCGGCCGCACAAGTCCGCATTGCTCTACAGCACCATCTGGCATAAAGACGGATCGCCTCTGCTTCTGCACTCACTGGCCCAGCAAAAGGGTCTGCAAGCGCTGCTTGGCAGCCGTTACCGGATTGAGCTTGCGCTCGCCTACAGCCAGCCGGGCATGGAACAGGCCATAGCCTCGCTCGAAGCAGCCGGGGTACAGCGGATTGTAGTTGTTCCTTTATTTCCGCAATATTCATCTACCACTACCGCTTCTGTCTATGACGCGGCCTGCTTCGCTGCACTCGGTCGAAAAAGCGCCTCAGGTCCGGTAAAGAAACGCTTTGTACCCGCCCTGCGGTTTATAGATACATACTATGATGCACCCGGATATATTTCTGCAATGAAACATCATCTGCTCCGCCAGCTTGAGCCACTCAAGGTAAAACCCGATTTCATGGTACTTTCCTTCCACGGCATTCCGCGCAGATATGCGGATACTGGTGATCCCTATCCCGAGCAATGCCATGAAACAGCCCGGCTGCTGGCAGAAGCAATGAACTGGGAGCCGGGAAGCTGGCAGGTCAGTTTCCAGTCGCGGTTCGGCCGGGAGGAGTGGGTCGGCCCATCCACAGAGGAAGTGCTGAAGGGGCTGGCCGGACGTGGAATCCGCCGACCGATGATTTTCTCGCCGGGCCTCGTGACCGACTGTCTTGAAACGCTACATGAGCTGGCCGTAGAGGGGCGTGATTTTTATGCCTCGGGCGGAGGAGCTGCGGAGGATTTCCTGGCAGCTCCCTGCCTTAACAACAGTGAAGAATGGCTGAATTTCCTGGCCGGACTCATCCAGGAGAACGCCCAGGGCTGGCTTGCGGCAGCCGTTCATCCGCTGCAATGA
- a CDS encoding FMN-binding protein → MKKLFSLTISAALLLAPFAYTINAPALKLTVDAVSAASEEAPAATAKPAAKPTAKPTPKATAKPTAKPTPKATAKPTAKPATTPKATAKPAATAKPAATAKATAKPAATTKPAATAKPVATAKPVATATPVTVKENVYKDGVYVAYGNAYSKGTEGAKVTIKDGKIADIELMRTSPKLIDRNVRDNYSGVWVAYGLMKERLLGKTSEGAAAVDAVSGATRTSNGWKLSVDRAFARALEVKPADAEYFAGDHMGIDPEGKYAVFASYDENSLTAVKLYPLTAAGDFVDEKAYTAEQTAAIAAITPVLLAKGSSAQAVPGFEVESRAAINAFWDAEQNASINNTSAYVDGFYSSYGTARSVGVEKADIVIRNGKLVDVKLYRLGTNLIDRGTTAYAEVVKANAPMTAKLLANGSYIANYDEKVDGISGATESSHGWNQAVERAFEKALKVSTEGQYFDGKFAGVDNQSKIMLLADIEADEVTGLTLSLFGTDGKLIADAKLTAEQKTLVDQLKAGLLEKGTALADVTGQEALSAAARAALADALANASKTQGEYKDGTFTAFGDAYDKGTNKADVTLRNGKIVNVVLSRVGMNMVDLGKAAYAEVQKAIPQLTASFLAAGTREGVQQVDAVSGATSSSNALKAAVDRAYGKAEVEEADKAAYFNGIFIGASTDKSVNVMVTVKNNVPVAMLVYYLDANGKVKTPEYLTAAQLAVKSEIESTSTGNSLHKYGYKAAAFGANDAEKAVSAKAVEAIKAALEAAGK, encoded by the coding sequence TTGAAAAAATTATTTTCTTTGACAATCAGCGCAGCCTTGCTGCTTGCGCCATTTGCTTACACGATTAACGCACCGGCTCTGAAGCTGACTGTGGATGCCGTTTCGGCCGCTTCGGAGGAAGCACCGGCAGCTACAGCCAAACCGGCTGCGAAGCCAACGGCTAAACCAACACCTAAAGCTACAGCTAAACCAACCGCCAAGCCGACGCCAAAAGCAACTGCGAAGCCAACTGCTAAACCTGCGACAACGCCAAAGGCTACTGCCAAACCAGCTGCAACCGCTAAACCGGCAGCAACGGCTAAAGCAACCGCCAAACCGGCAGCTACAACGAAACCGGCAGCAACAGCTAAACCTGTGGCAACCGCCAAACCGGTTGCAACCGCTACGCCTGTAACCGTTAAAGAAAACGTATATAAAGACGGAGTTTATGTTGCTTACGGCAATGCCTACTCCAAAGGCACCGAAGGCGCCAAGGTTACGATCAAGGACGGAAAGATTGCCGATATCGAGCTGATGAGAACCAGCCCTAAGCTGATCGACCGCAATGTCCGTGATAACTACAGCGGCGTGTGGGTAGCATACGGCCTGATGAAGGAGAGACTGCTTGGCAAAACAAGTGAAGGCGCAGCAGCGGTTGACGCTGTATCCGGTGCAACCCGCACCAGCAACGGCTGGAAGCTGTCTGTAGACAGAGCATTTGCAAGAGCGCTTGAAGTGAAGCCTGCTGATGCTGAATATTTTGCAGGGGACCACATGGGTATCGACCCTGAAGGCAAATACGCTGTATTCGCAAGCTATGATGAGAATAGTCTTACTGCAGTGAAGCTGTACCCGCTGACTGCAGCCGGCGATTTTGTAGACGAAAAAGCCTACACTGCCGAGCAGACTGCAGCAATCGCAGCGATTACTCCTGTACTGCTGGCTAAAGGCTCCTCCGCCCAGGCGGTTCCGGGCTTTGAAGTGGAGTCCAGAGCAGCTATCAACGCATTCTGGGATGCCGAGCAGAACGCTTCAATTAATAATACTTCCGCTTATGTTGACGGATTCTACTCCTCCTACGGTACTGCAAGAAGCGTGGGCGTAGAAAAGGCAGATATCGTAATCCGCAACGGCAAGCTGGTAGATGTGAAGCTGTACAGACTGGGCACCAATCTGATTGACAGAGGTACAACAGCTTATGCTGAAGTGGTAAAAGCAAATGCTCCAATGACCGCCAAACTGCTGGCCAACGGATCTTATATCGCTAATTATGATGAAAAGGTTGACGGGATCTCCGGCGCTACTGAAAGCAGCCACGGCTGGAACCAGGCTGTAGAAAGAGCATTTGAAAAAGCGCTGAAGGTTTCTACGGAAGGGCAATATTTTGACGGTAAATTTGCAGGTGTGGATAACCAGTCCAAAATCATGCTGCTGGCTGATATTGAAGCTGATGAAGTGACCGGCCTGACACTGAGCCTGTTTGGCACAGACGGCAAGCTGATTGCTGATGCTAAGCTGACTGCAGAGCAGAAAACACTGGTAGACCAGCTGAAGGCAGGCCTGCTTGAAAAAGGCACAGCACTTGCCGATGTTACAGGCCAGGAAGCACTTTCCGCAGCAGCAAGAGCAGCACTGGCTGACGCTCTGGCTAATGCATCTAAGACACAAGGCGAGTACAAAGACGGCACATTCACCGCCTTCGGTGACGCTTATGATAAAGGTACGAACAAAGCTGACGTTACCCTGCGTAACGGCAAGATCGTTAACGTAGTACTGTCCCGCGTAGGCATGAATATGGTTGACCTGGGCAAAGCCGCTTATGCAGAAGTGCAAAAAGCGATTCCGCAGCTGACAGCAAGCTTCCTTGCTGCCGGCACCAGAGAAGGCGTGCAGCAGGTTGATGCCGTATCCGGCGCAACAAGCAGCAGCAACGCACTCAAAGCGGCAGTTGACAGAGCTTACGGTAAAGCAGAAGTTGAAGAAGCAGACAAAGCGGCTTACTTCAATGGAATCTTCATCGGTGCTAGCACTGACAAGTCCGTAAACGTTATGGTTACTGTGAAAAACAATGTTCCTGTAGCAATGCTTGTCTACTACCTGGATGCTAATGGTAAAGTTAAGACTCCGGAATATCTGACAGCCGCGCAGCTTGCGGTAAAGAGTGAGATTGAGTCTACTTCGACCGGCAACAGCCTGCACAAGTACGGTTACAAAGCAGCGGCATTCGGTGCCAACGATGCTGAAAAAGCCGTGTCTGCCAAAGCAGTAGAGGCTATCAAAGCCGCTCTGGAAGCAGCAGGCAAGTAA
- a CDS encoding HD domain-containing protein: MTLIKQLSPQDEFTGFYLLRELAIKQTNGTPPKDYFDIVLGDSSGQISAKFWDVSTADKETFFPMALVKVRGIAHTYREKLQVKVTKMRLAEESDGVSLTEFIRSAPIRPVDLLHTIKGAMSSIHDPEISALVAFCVGKVEEKLMHYPAAKTHHHAYYAGLAYHMVRMLEIGDFLCKQRPFLNPDLMRAGIILHDIAKPEEMISSFGIVSDYSVQGKLIGHISMASNWITEAAIRTGVDLESEKVLALQHLVLSHHNLGEWGSPVQPQTAEAVALHHIDAMDAKLQMVEDALDTTPESEEWTPFIRGLENKAVYRLKL, from the coding sequence ATGACACTTATCAAACAGCTATCTCCACAGGATGAATTTACCGGATTTTATCTGCTCAGAGAGCTGGCAATCAAACAAACGAACGGCACTCCTCCAAAGGATTATTTCGATATTGTACTAGGTGACTCCAGTGGTCAGATCTCGGCCAAGTTCTGGGATGTCAGCACTGCGGATAAGGAAACCTTTTTTCCGATGGCGCTGGTGAAGGTCCGCGGGATTGCCCATACTTACCGTGAAAAGCTGCAGGTTAAGGTTACCAAAATGCGTCTGGCCGAGGAATCGGACGGCGTGTCCCTGACCGAGTTCATCCGTTCTGCCCCGATTCGGCCGGTGGATCTGCTGCATACGATTAAAGGGGCGATGTCCAGTATCCATGACCCGGAGATTTCGGCGCTTGTTGCCTTTTGTGTCGGTAAGGTTGAGGAAAAGCTGATGCATTATCCGGCAGCCAAAACACATCATCATGCCTATTACGCCGGACTGGCCTATCATATGGTGCGTATGCTGGAAATCGGTGATTTCCTGTGCAAGCAGCGCCCGTTCCTGAACCCGGACCTTATGCGGGCAGGGATTATTCTGCATGATATCGCCAAGCCGGAAGAGATGATCTCAAGCTTCGGCATTGTCTCCGACTACAGTGTGCAGGGCAAGCTGATCGGCCATATTTCCATGGCTTCGAACTGGATTACAGAAGCGGCCATCCGCACTGGCGTGGATCTGGAGTCGGAGAAGGTGCTGGCGCTTCAGCATCTCGTATTGTCTCATCATAATCTGGGCGAATGGGGCAGTCCGGTTCAGCCGCAGACGGCTGAGGCTGTCGCCCTGCATCATATCGATGCGATGGATGCCAAGCTGCAGATGGTGGAGGATGCGCTCGATACCACGCCGGAATCAGAGGAATGGACACCGTTTATCCGTGGATTGGAAAATAAAGCAGTCTATCGGCTGAAACTATAG
- a CDS encoding 3'-5' exonuclease, whose translation MNFTAIDFETANASRSSACSLGLVQVRDGVITAEHVWLIDPRQRFDGMNIAIHGITPSMVQGQPTFEELWSTVEPLLKGEIVVAHNAAFDMSVLRYCLDASGNSYPDFQYLCTYLLGKKMLQELPSHKLNVISHHFGISLKHHDALDDARAAALIMLKLMEQDQKFEPLLLADNQGYTAGKMFAGGYTPFKSPPKKAPRKKQPAKAPALPPSAPSIKPYF comes from the coding sequence ATGAATTTTACTGCAATTGACTTTGAAACCGCGAACGCGAGCCGCTCCAGCGCCTGCTCCCTGGGACTTGTCCAGGTCAGGGACGGTGTAATAACGGCTGAGCATGTATGGCTGATCGATCCCCGCCAGCGGTTTGACGGCATGAACATCGCGATTCACGGCATCACCCCCTCTATGGTCCAGGGACAACCTACCTTTGAGGAGCTTTGGAGCACGGTGGAGCCGCTGCTAAAGGGCGAAATTGTTGTTGCGCATAATGCCGCCTTTGATATGAGCGTTCTGCGTTATTGTCTGGATGCCTCAGGGAATAGCTACCCTGACTTTCAATATTTATGTACGTACCTACTCGGCAAAAAAATGCTCCAGGAGCTGCCGTCCCATAAACTGAATGTGATATCCCATCATTTTGGCATCAGCCTGAAGCACCACGATGCGCTTGACGACGCCCGTGCCGCAGCGCTGATAATGCTGAAGCTGATGGAGCAGGACCAGAAGTTCGAGCCGCTTCTACTCGCAGACAACCAGGGCTACACCGCCGGAAAAATGTTCGCAGGCGGCTACACCCCGTTTAAATCGCCGCCTAAAAAAGCTCCACGAAAGAAGCAGCCGGCCAAGGCACCCGCATTACCGCCATCGGCTCCATCTATTAAGCCTTACTTTTAG
- a CDS encoding VWA domain-containing protein yields MTAPSTTEPVEAVKPPVLSKIDLRKKIVQFTLEKKQLTGVTARVGIVLDISGSMRNLYARGVVQEVVERILAVASKFDDNGVLDVWVYDNEFSRMESVTERDFGDYVKRHILDNRSIHKFGFNNEPPVMEDVIRKYMKEEKKDTTPVFIIFINDGGVVRATKKIIKTAAVQPIFWQFVGIGHSDFEVLEGLDNMTGRVVDNADFVHLDRIEEVTDEELYDRLLNEFPHWLKAAKEKRILR; encoded by the coding sequence ATAACAGCACCATCGACAACGGAACCAGTGGAGGCCGTAAAACCACCTGTCCTCTCCAAAATAGATCTGCGCAAAAAAATCGTCCAGTTCACCCTCGAAAAGAAGCAGCTGACCGGCGTAACGGCCAGAGTAGGTATTGTCCTGGATATCAGCGGCTCCATGAGGAATCTGTATGCGAGAGGCGTGGTACAAGAAGTGGTTGAGCGGATACTTGCTGTGGCCAGCAAATTCGATGACAACGGTGTACTGGATGTGTGGGTATACGATAACGAGTTCAGCCGGATGGAGTCTGTTACAGAGCGTGACTTCGGCGATTATGTCAAACGGCATATTCTGGATAATCGTTCTATTCATAAGTTTGGATTTAATAATGAGCCGCCTGTCATGGAGGACGTGATCCGCAAATATATGAAGGAAGAGAAGAAGGATACCACTCCGGTGTTTATTATTTTTATCAATGACGGAGGCGTCGTAAGGGCTACGAAAAAAATCATTAAAACTGCAGCCGTCCAGCCGATCTTCTGGCAGTTTGTCGGCATCGGGCATTCCGACTTCGAAGTGCTGGAGGGACTGGATAACATGACGGGGCGGGTCGTGGACAATGCGGATTTTGTGCATCTGGACCGGATTGAGGAGGTTACGGATGAGGAGCTGTACGACCGGCTGCTGAACGAATTCCCGCACTGGCTTAAGGCGGCGAAGGAAAAACGGATACTCCGGTGA
- a CDS encoding GNAT family N-acetyltransferase: protein MSKEVIIRDALDSDRDAIAGVLLDAYSQYSAYLSEAFWLEYRNSILDSVHGDAPAARIVAEIDQQIAGSMLLFTSSEAAYGRPELGIHAPVLRLLAVSPSARGRGIATLLIGEAVRRSREWGAAALHLHTSDMMASAIKLYEHLGFKRAYETDIMNGETLVKGFRLDLLSSPEQDAEQPLYATGF from the coding sequence ATGTCAAAAGAGGTTATTATCCGTGACGCATTAGACAGCGACCGGGATGCTATTGCGGGAGTGTTGCTGGATGCCTACAGCCAATACTCCGCTTATTTGTCTGAAGCCTTTTGGCTGGAATACCGTAATTCCATCCTCGATTCTGTTCACGGAGATGCACCGGCCGCACGAATCGTGGCTGAGATTGATCAGCAGATTGCCGGAAGCATGCTGCTGTTCACCTCGTCGGAAGCCGCCTACGGCAGGCCCGAGCTGGGCATTCATGCTCCCGTGCTGCGCCTGCTTGCCGTCTCCCCTTCCGCCCGCGGCCGCGGAATTGCCACCCTCCTCATCGGCGAAGCCGTGCGCAGATCCCGTGAATGGGGCGCCGCTGCCCTGCACCTCCACACCTCCGACATGATGGCCTCTGCCATCAAGCTGTATGAGCATCTGGGCTTCAAACGGGCCTACGAAACGGATATTATGAACGGCGAAACACTGGTCAAGGGCTTCCGCCTGGATCTGCTGTCCTCACCTGAACAGGATGCTGAACAACCGTTATATGCGACAGGGTTCTAA